One part of the Lotus japonicus ecotype B-129 chromosome 2, LjGifu_v1.2 genome encodes these proteins:
- the LOC130736398 gene encoding protein FAR1-RELATED SEQUENCE 6-like, protein MYETRASWASTFMQDKFFAGIWTTSLCEGINSFIKNYLHCKCSLLDFLFNFERAMKKYRHNELESDFKSSYGEPVMTTALSGIEYRAAKILTRSMFWEVKGQIEDALGLNVERSEVANIVMMKMRKISNRRKEYIVVYDKNQKKFVCECGYFEFYGIPCSHIIVGIRSEYIDEFPSNLVSKRWLKTAKSAHVY, encoded by the coding sequence ATGTATGAGACAAGAGCTTCTTGGGCAAGCACCTTCATGCAAGACAAATTTTTTGCCGGTATTTGGACGACATCCTTATGTGAAGGTATTAACTCATTCATAAAGAATTATCTGCATTGTAAGTGTTCTTTGTtggattttcttttcaattttgagCGGGCTATGAAGAAATACAGGCACAATGAGTTGGAATCTGATTTTAAGTCTTCTTATGGTGAGCCTGTTATGACAACTGCACTTAGTGGCATTGAGTATAGAGCTGCCAAAATATTAACAAGGAGCATGTTTTGGGAAGTCAAGGGTCAAATAGAAGATGCCCTGGGGCTAAATGTGGAGCGTTCTGAGGTGGCCAATATtgtgatgatgaaaatgagaaaaattagCAATCGCAGAAAAGAATATATTGTTGTTTATGATAAGAACCAGAAAAAGTTTGTATGTGAATGTGGTTATTTTGAGTTTTATGGCATCCCTTGTTCTCATATAATAGTTGGGATAAGAAGTGAGTATATTGATGAATTTCCAAGCAATCTAGTTTCTAAGAGGTGGTTGAAAACAGCCAAGTCTGCTCATGTGTATTGA
- the LOC130736399 gene encoding protein FAR1-RELATED SEQUENCE 5-like: MDFSSEEEACEFYSKYARIRGFSPRKDDVYKDDDGKIISRQVVCNRAGQRHQKHMHNSGRRKQPKAITRVGCLARIRFRCFSSSKRWKVVFFCDEHNHPLTPYKHVHLIPKFRQLSGGDKAQAEGMNLFGVRTRNIMEVMMGQKGGAESVGFTGKDLANHLDKQKRKRVKDGDAVAALSYLQGKLDSDPLFFFKYNKSEQGNLLNLLWCDGTSRMDYNVFGDVVAFDSTYKKNKHPKVAVTDGDLAMKEAIRANINPDKFGEKWDKLVEKYGIANNP; the protein is encoded by the exons ATGGATTTCTCTTCTGAGGAGGAAGCATGTGAATTCTATTCTAAATATGCTCGTATCCGTGGATTCTCTCCAAGGAAAGATGATGTATACAAGGATGATGATGGCAAGATTATCTCACGACAGGTGGTGTGCAATAGGGCTGGACAAAGGCATCAGAAGCATATGCATAATAGTGGCAGAAGAAAACAACCTAAGGCTATTACTAGAGTGGGTTGCCTTGCTAGAATTCGATTTCGTTGTTTTTCTAGCAGTAAAAGGTGGAAAGTGGTTTTTTTTTGCGATGAACACAATCACCCATTAACACCATATAAGCATGTTCATTTGATTCCAAAATTCCGGCAATTGAGTGGAGGGgacaaagctcaagcagaaggtaTGAACCTATTTGGTGTGAGGACCCGCAATATTATGGAGGTGATGATGGGCCAAAAAGGTGGGGCTGAGTCCGTAGGCTTTACCGGCAAGGACTTGGCCAACCACCTAGACaagcaaaaaaggaaaagagTCAAAGATGGTGATGCAGTTGCGGCACTGTCCTATTTACAAGGAAAACTTGACAGTGACCCACTATTTTTCTTCAAGTACAACAAATCGGAACAAGGTAATCTCCTTAACTTGCTATGGTGTGATGGAACCAGTAGAATGGATTATAACGTGTTTGGAGATGTGGTTGCCTTTGATAGCACATACAAGAAGAACAA GCATCCTAAGGTGGCGGTTACAGATGGAGATCTAGCAATGAAGGAAGCTATTAGA GCTAACATAAACCCTGACAAGTTTGGAGAGAAGTGGGATAAACTGGTTGAGAAATATGGTATAGCCAATAATCCATGA
- the LOC130736397 gene encoding uncharacterized protein LOC130736397, producing MKLLRKGAMSAACNYLAEIACEKDDDFSSVMEDIYKLLRDVQKSRKPGCTTKSAAFNVGDPTVVQGRGAPKKTRTVTKRRHCSNCRGIGHTIRTCPVLLYPDQVNNNETGDSASEGIVDSTDDETNVGSVDRQNNGASVASKLKSQQRKQGNDSSSTQVSNKRSNQNTVSTKQNKRKSKQREVPVMIHSSQVSVNEVTQSSPNNAGRSDVDNNRVTLLPQHPQEIPLTQASVNQVQVYNMEPIVQQVHYPVVRASAGLPFLQPTYAVNMTDGVQRVLFISQKGQAQKPGACYK from the exons ATGAAATTGTTGCGAAAAGGAGCTATGTCTGCCGCATGCAACTATCTCGCAGAAATAGCATGCGAAAAGGATGATGATTTTTCAAGTGTAATGGAAGACATTTATAAGCTGTTGAGGGATGTTCAGAAGAGTCGCAAACCGGGTTGTACAACAAAGAGTGCAGCCTTTAATGTGGGTGATCCAACTGTTGTACAGGGTAGAGGTGCCCCCAAGAAGACCAGAACTGTCACCAAGAGAAGACATTGCTCAAATTGCAGGGGTATTGGACACACGATTCGTACGTGCCCGGTTTTGCTTTATCCTGATCAAGTCAATAACAATGAAACAGGTGACTCTGCAAGTGAAGGAATTGTGGACAGCACAGACGACGAG ACAAACGTTGGCAGCGTAGATCGGCAAAATAATGGGGCTTCGGTGGCAAGTAAACTTAAATCGCAGCAACGGAAGCAGGGAAATGACTCCTCATCCACCCAAGTATCT AACAAGCGTTCAAATCAGAACACGGTGTCGACAAAACAAAATAAGCGTAAATCTAAGCAGCGAGAAGTCCCAGTCATGATTCATTCAAGCCAAGTATCTGTGAATGAAGTG ACTCAGAGTTCACCGAATAATGCAGGTCGCAGTGATGTGGATAACAACAGAGTTACTTTGTTGCCCCAACATCCACAGGAAATACCTTTGACCCAAGCATCTGTGAATCAG GTACAGGTTTATAACATGGAGCCTATTGTACAACAAGTCCACTATCCTGTTGTTCGTGCTTCAGCTGGACTTCCATTTTTGCAACCTACTTATGCCGTGAATATGACTGATGGAGTTCAG aGAGTGTTGTTCATTTCACAAAAGGGTCAAGCCCAAAAACCAGGAGCCTGTTACAAGTGA